In Daphnia pulex isolate KAP4 chromosome 7, ASM2113471v1, one genomic interval encodes:
- the LOC124197434 gene encoding beta-glucuronidase-like isoform X1 has protein sequence MKVVEIQDSLNCRTTAFCLRVKRNLSRLTMHFSILLTILVFCVNGMHATGILYPRPSESRETLSLDGIWKFAIANRSEQNKGFEEKWYQAALQHCAVKVIDMPVPSSYNDITQDSDIRDHIGWAWYHRDFFVPRTWKSQRVNIRFGSVNYFAIVWINGVEVTSHSGGYLPFDVEVTDHLKFGYPNFITVAVNNTLTPWTIPQGKIVYHNDSQRYPAGYYEQQYNFDFFNYAGIHRPVILSATPKTYIDDITINTTSVSDSEGTVSYSVELGGSKIAAYSVIAEVYDSRDRLVAQSKGLTGEIRVTNPNLWWPRGMNESVGYLYTLKIQLWNDAKNVEGDVYRLPFGIRFIQWNSTGVYLNGKSVYFKGFGRHEDASLRGRGLDLVTLTKDYNLMRWIEANSFRTSHYPYSEELMDLADQQGFLVIDEVPAVGLDNFDDDLLEAHKQTLKELIQRDKNRPAVVMWSIGNEPQSQKEVSAHYFDAVVQLVHRLDSSRPVTLVLNKPSNQDVAAQFLDVICINRYFGWYSDTGHSELITYQMVKEVTAWHDKHLKPVLVTEYGAGALAGLHTDPPVVWTEDYQVVLMEQNFKAFDQLREMGFLIGEMIWNFADFATPQEYFRPTGCMKGVFTRDRQPKFAAHFLRRRYAQLFC, from the exons ATGAAGGTTGTCGAGATACAGGATTCGCTAAATTGTCGCACGACTGCGTTTTGTTTACGCGTCAAAAGAAATCTCTCACGTTTGACTATGCATTTTTCTATCTTGTTGACCATCCTCGTCTTCTGTGTGAATGGTATGCATGCAACTGGAATCCTCTATCCCAGACCATCGGAATCACGAGAAACCCTGTCATTGGACGGCATTTGGAAGTTTGCGATCGCCAACAGGTCCGAACAAAATAAAGGATTCGAAGAAAAATGGTATCAGGCAGCTCTGCAACAT TGTGCTGTAAAAGTGATTGATATGCCAGTACCCTCTAGCTATAATGACATCACCCAAGACTCGGATATTAGGGATCACATTGGATGGGCTTGGTATCACAGAGATTTTTTTGTGCCCAGGACTTGGAAGTCACAACGGGTCAACATCAGGTTTGGTAGTGTCAACTACTTTGCGATTGTG TGGATCAATGGGGTTGAAGTAACCAGTCACTCTGGAGGTTATTTGCCTTTTGATGTCGAAGTCACTGACCATTTGAAGTTTGGGTACCCAAACTTCATTACAGTTGCTGTCAACA ATACTCTTACTCCATGGACTATTCCTCAGG GCAAAATTGTTTATCATAATGACTCCCAGCGATACCcagcag GCTATTATGAGCAGCAGTATAATTTCG ATTTCTTCAACTATGCTGGCATTCACCGTCCCGTCATTTTGTCTGCAACCCCGAAAACTTATATAGACGACATAACGATCAACACCACCAGTGTTTCGGATTCCGAGGGGACTGTGTCCTACTCGGTTGAGCTGGGAGGTTCTAAAATTGCCGCCTATTCGGTCATTGCTGAAGTTTACGATTCCCGAGATCGTCTTGTAGCCCAGTCAAAAGGCCTCACAGGCGAAATTCGTGTTACTAATCCAAATTTGTGGTGGCCCCGAGGAATGAACGAGTCTGTCGGCTACCTCTACACGCTCAAG ATCCAGTTGTGGAACGACGCCAAAAATGTCGAGGGTGACGTTTACAGGCTTCCGTTTGGTATTCGCTTCATTCAGTGGAATTCCACTGGCGTCTACCTGAATGGGAAAAGCGTTTATTTCAAAGGATTCGGCCGACACGAAGACGCGAGC TTAAGAGGCCGTGGTTTAGATTTAGTCACGTTAACGAAGGACTACAATCTGATGAGATGGATCGAAGCCAATTCGTTCCGCACTTCACACTATCCCTACTCTGAGGAACTCATGGATTTGGCCGACCAGCAGGGATTTCTAGTCATCGACGAAGTTCCAGCTGTCGGGCTCga TAATTTCGATGATGATCTGTTGGAAGCCCACAAACAAACCTTGAAGGAACTGATCCAGCGCGACAAGAATCGCCCGGCAGTCGTCATGTGGTCAATTGGGAACGAACCGCAATCGCAAAAAGAAGTTTCAGCGCACTACTTTGA TGCCGTTGTCCAATTAGTCCATCGGCTAGATTCGTCAAGGCCTGTGACTTTAGTTTTGAACAAACCAAGCAACCAAGACGTTGCC GCTCAGTTCCTGGACGTTATTTGCATCAATCGTTATTTCGGTTGGTACTCGGATACGGGTCATAGTGAACTCATCACCTACCAg ATGGTAAAAGAAGTCACAGCTTGGCACGATAAACACCTGAAACCGGTTTTGGTAACCGAATATGGTGCTGGAGCTCTCGCCGGTCTGCACACG GATCCTCCCGTTGTCTGGACCGAAGACTATCAAGTGGTCCTGATGGAGCAGAACTTCAAGGCGTTTGATCAACTGCGTGAAATGGGATTTCTAATCGGGGAAATGATATGGAATTTCGCCGATTTTGCCACGCCACAGG aatACTTCCGCCCAACCGGATGCATGAAAGGAGTTTTCACACGTGACAGACAACCGAAATTCGCAGCCCATTTCCTACGTCGTCGCTATGCGCAGCTGTTCTGCTGA
- the LOC124197434 gene encoding beta-glucuronidase-like isoform X2, with translation MKVVEIQDSLNCRTTAFCLRVKRNLSRLTMHFSILLTILVFCVNGMHATGILYPRPSESRETLSLDGIWKFAIANRSEQNKGFEEKWYQAALQHCAVKVIDMPVPSSYNDITQDSDIRDHIGWAWYHRDFFVPRTWKSQRVNIRFGSVNYFAIVWINGVEVTSHSGGYLPFDVEVTDHLKFGYPNFITVAVNNTLTPWTIPQGKIVYHNDSQRYPAGYYEQQYNFDFFNYAGIHRPVILSATPKTYIDDITINTTSVSDSEGTVSYSVELGGSKIAAYSVIAEVYDSRDRLVAQSKGLTGEIRVTNPNLWWPRGMNESVGYLYTLKIQLWNDAKNVEGDVYRLPFGIRFIQWNSTGVYLNGKSVYFKGFGRHEDASLRGRGLDLVTLTKDYNLMRWIEANSFRTSHYPYSEELMDLADQQGFLVIDEVPAVGLDNFDDDLLEAHKQTLKELIQRDKNRPAVVMWSIGNEPQSQKEVSAHYFERVSNYTRSLDLARPVTMVLAQSYASDLAAQFLDVICINRYFGWYSDTGHSELITYQMVKEVTAWHDKHLKPVLVTEYGAGALAGLHTDPPVVWTEDYQVVLMEQNFKAFDQLREMGFLIGEMIWNFADFATPQEYFRPTGCMKGVFTRDRQPKFAAHFLRRRYAQLFC, from the exons ATGAAGGTTGTCGAGATACAGGATTCGCTAAATTGTCGCACGACTGCGTTTTGTTTACGCGTCAAAAGAAATCTCTCACGTTTGACTATGCATTTTTCTATCTTGTTGACCATCCTCGTCTTCTGTGTGAATGGTATGCATGCAACTGGAATCCTCTATCCCAGACCATCGGAATCACGAGAAACCCTGTCATTGGACGGCATTTGGAAGTTTGCGATCGCCAACAGGTCCGAACAAAATAAAGGATTCGAAGAAAAATGGTATCAGGCAGCTCTGCAACAT TGTGCTGTAAAAGTGATTGATATGCCAGTACCCTCTAGCTATAATGACATCACCCAAGACTCGGATATTAGGGATCACATTGGATGGGCTTGGTATCACAGAGATTTTTTTGTGCCCAGGACTTGGAAGTCACAACGGGTCAACATCAGGTTTGGTAGTGTCAACTACTTTGCGATTGTG TGGATCAATGGGGTTGAAGTAACCAGTCACTCTGGAGGTTATTTGCCTTTTGATGTCGAAGTCACTGACCATTTGAAGTTTGGGTACCCAAACTTCATTACAGTTGCTGTCAACA ATACTCTTACTCCATGGACTATTCCTCAGG GCAAAATTGTTTATCATAATGACTCCCAGCGATACCcagcag GCTATTATGAGCAGCAGTATAATTTCG ATTTCTTCAACTATGCTGGCATTCACCGTCCCGTCATTTTGTCTGCAACCCCGAAAACTTATATAGACGACATAACGATCAACACCACCAGTGTTTCGGATTCCGAGGGGACTGTGTCCTACTCGGTTGAGCTGGGAGGTTCTAAAATTGCCGCCTATTCGGTCATTGCTGAAGTTTACGATTCCCGAGATCGTCTTGTAGCCCAGTCAAAAGGCCTCACAGGCGAAATTCGTGTTACTAATCCAAATTTGTGGTGGCCCCGAGGAATGAACGAGTCTGTCGGCTACCTCTACACGCTCAAG ATCCAGTTGTGGAACGACGCCAAAAATGTCGAGGGTGACGTTTACAGGCTTCCGTTTGGTATTCGCTTCATTCAGTGGAATTCCACTGGCGTCTACCTGAATGGGAAAAGCGTTTATTTCAAAGGATTCGGCCGACACGAAGACGCGAGC TTAAGAGGCCGTGGTTTAGATTTAGTCACGTTAACGAAGGACTACAATCTGATGAGATGGATCGAAGCCAATTCGTTCCGCACTTCACACTATCCCTACTCTGAGGAACTCATGGATTTGGCCGACCAGCAGGGATTTCTAGTCATCGACGAAGTTCCAGCTGTCGGGCTCga TAATTTCGATGATGATCTGTTGGAAGCCCACAAACAAACCTTGAAGGAACTGATCCAGCGCGACAAGAATCGCCCGGCAGTCGTCATGTGGTCAATTGGGAACGAACCGCAATCGCAAAAAGAAGTTTCAGCGCACTACTTTGA GCGTGTCTCTAATTACACCCGTTCGCTGGATCTTGCAAGACCTGTGACCATGGTTTTGGCTCAATCCTACGCTTCTGACTTAGCT GCTCAGTTCCTGGACGTTATTTGCATCAATCGTTATTTCGGTTGGTACTCGGATACGGGTCATAGTGAACTCATCACCTACCAg ATGGTAAAAGAAGTCACAGCTTGGCACGATAAACACCTGAAACCGGTTTTGGTAACCGAATATGGTGCTGGAGCTCTCGCCGGTCTGCACACG GATCCTCCCGTTGTCTGGACCGAAGACTATCAAGTGGTCCTGATGGAGCAGAACTTCAAGGCGTTTGATCAACTGCGTGAAATGGGATTTCTAATCGGGGAAATGATATGGAATTTCGCCGATTTTGCCACGCCACAGG aatACTTCCGCCCAACCGGATGCATGAAAGGAGTTTTCACACGTGACAGACAACCGAAATTCGCAGCCCATTTCCTACGTCGTCGCTATGCGCAGCTGTTCTGCTGA
- the LOC124197434 gene encoding beta-glucuronidase-like isoform X4, with protein MKVVEIQDSLNCRTTAFCLRVKRNLSRLTMHFSILLTILVFCVNGMHATGILYPRPSESRETLSLDGIWKFAIANRSEQNKGFEEKWYQAALQHCAVKVIDMPVPSSYNDITQDSDIRDHIGWAWYHRDFFVPRTWKSQRVNIRFGSVNYFAIVWINGVEVTSHSGGYLPFDVEVTDHLKFGYPNFITVAVNNTLTPWTIPQGKIVYHNDSQRYPAGYYEQQYNFDFFNYAGIHRPVILSATPKTYIDDITINTTSVSDSEGTVSYSVELGGSKIAAYSVIAEVYDSRDRLVAQSKGLTGEIRVTNPNLWWPRGMNESVGYLYTLKIQLWNDAKNVEGDVYRLPFGIRFIQWNSTGVYLNGKSVYFKGFGRHEDASLRGRGLDLVTLTKDYNLMRWIEANSFRTSHYPYSEELMDLADQQGFLVIDEVPAVGLDNFDDDLLEAHKQTLKELIQRDKNRPAVVMWSIGNEPQSQKEVSAHYFDAVVQLVHRLDSSRPVTLVLNKPSNQDVAAQFLDVICINRYFGWYSDTGHSELITYQMVKEVTAWHDKHLKPVLVTEYGAGALAGLHTDPPVVWTEDYQVVLMEQNFKAFDQLREMGFLIGEMIWNFADFATPQGVNRVVVNRKGIFTRERQPKSAARYLKLRYLNL; from the exons ATGAAGGTTGTCGAGATACAGGATTCGCTAAATTGTCGCACGACTGCGTTTTGTTTACGCGTCAAAAGAAATCTCTCACGTTTGACTATGCATTTTTCTATCTTGTTGACCATCCTCGTCTTCTGTGTGAATGGTATGCATGCAACTGGAATCCTCTATCCCAGACCATCGGAATCACGAGAAACCCTGTCATTGGACGGCATTTGGAAGTTTGCGATCGCCAACAGGTCCGAACAAAATAAAGGATTCGAAGAAAAATGGTATCAGGCAGCTCTGCAACAT TGTGCTGTAAAAGTGATTGATATGCCAGTACCCTCTAGCTATAATGACATCACCCAAGACTCGGATATTAGGGATCACATTGGATGGGCTTGGTATCACAGAGATTTTTTTGTGCCCAGGACTTGGAAGTCACAACGGGTCAACATCAGGTTTGGTAGTGTCAACTACTTTGCGATTGTG TGGATCAATGGGGTTGAAGTAACCAGTCACTCTGGAGGTTATTTGCCTTTTGATGTCGAAGTCACTGACCATTTGAAGTTTGGGTACCCAAACTTCATTACAGTTGCTGTCAACA ATACTCTTACTCCATGGACTATTCCTCAGG GCAAAATTGTTTATCATAATGACTCCCAGCGATACCcagcag GCTATTATGAGCAGCAGTATAATTTCG ATTTCTTCAACTATGCTGGCATTCACCGTCCCGTCATTTTGTCTGCAACCCCGAAAACTTATATAGACGACATAACGATCAACACCACCAGTGTTTCGGATTCCGAGGGGACTGTGTCCTACTCGGTTGAGCTGGGAGGTTCTAAAATTGCCGCCTATTCGGTCATTGCTGAAGTTTACGATTCCCGAGATCGTCTTGTAGCCCAGTCAAAAGGCCTCACAGGCGAAATTCGTGTTACTAATCCAAATTTGTGGTGGCCCCGAGGAATGAACGAGTCTGTCGGCTACCTCTACACGCTCAAG ATCCAGTTGTGGAACGACGCCAAAAATGTCGAGGGTGACGTTTACAGGCTTCCGTTTGGTATTCGCTTCATTCAGTGGAATTCCACTGGCGTCTACCTGAATGGGAAAAGCGTTTATTTCAAAGGATTCGGCCGACACGAAGACGCGAGC TTAAGAGGCCGTGGTTTAGATTTAGTCACGTTAACGAAGGACTACAATCTGATGAGATGGATCGAAGCCAATTCGTTCCGCACTTCACACTATCCCTACTCTGAGGAACTCATGGATTTGGCCGACCAGCAGGGATTTCTAGTCATCGACGAAGTTCCAGCTGTCGGGCTCga TAATTTCGATGATGATCTGTTGGAAGCCCACAAACAAACCTTGAAGGAACTGATCCAGCGCGACAAGAATCGCCCGGCAGTCGTCATGTGGTCAATTGGGAACGAACCGCAATCGCAAAAAGAAGTTTCAGCGCACTACTTTGA TGCCGTTGTCCAATTAGTCCATCGGCTAGATTCGTCAAGGCCTGTGACTTTAGTTTTGAACAAACCAAGCAACCAAGACGTTGCC GCTCAGTTCCTGGACGTTATTTGCATCAATCGTTATTTCGGTTGGTACTCGGATACGGGTCATAGTGAACTCATCACCTACCAg ATGGTAAAAGAAGTCACAGCTTGGCACGATAAACACCTGAAACCGGTTTTGGTAACCGAATATGGTGCTGGAGCTCTCGCCGGTCTGCACACG GATCCTCCCGTTGTCTGGACCGAAGACTATCAAGTGGTCCTGATGGAGCAGAACTTCAAGGCGTTTGATCAACTGCGTGAAATGGGATTTCTAATCGGGGAAATGATATGGAATTTCGCCGATTTTGCCACGCCACAGG GAGTGAATAGGGTGGTGGTCAACCGAAAGGGAATTTTCACTCGTGAAAGGCAGCCGAAGTCAGCCGCCAGATATTTGAAATTGCGTTACTTAAATCTTTAA
- the LOC124197434 gene encoding beta-glucuronidase-like isoform X3, which translates to MKVVEIQDSLNCRTTAFCLRVKRNLSRLTMHFSILLTILVFCVNGMHATGILYPRPSESRETLSLDGIWKFAIANRSEQNKGFEEKWYQAALQHCAVKVIDMPVPSSYNDITQDSDIRDHIGWAWYHRDFFVPRTWKSQRVNIRFGSVNYFAIVWINGVEVTSHSGGYLPFDVEVTDHLKFGYPNFITVAVNNTLTPWTIPQGKIVYHNDSQRYPAGYYEQQYNFDFFNYAGIHRPVILSATPKTYIDDITINTTSVSDSEGTVSYSVELGGSKIAAYSVIAEVYDSRDRLVAQSKGLTGEIRVTNPNLWWPRGMNESVGYLYTLKIQLWNDAKNVEGDVYRLPFGIRFIQWNSTGVYLNGKSVYFKGFGRHEDASLRGRGLDLVTLTKDYNLMRWIEANSFRTSHYPYSEELMDLADQQGFLVIDEVPAVGLDNFDDDLLEAHKQTLKELIQRDKNRPAVVMWSIGNEPQSQKEVSAHYFERVSNYTRSLDLARPVTMVLAQSYASDLAAQFLDVICINRYFGWYSDTGHSELITYQMVKEVTAWHDKHLKPVLVTEYGAGALAGLHTDPPVVWTEDYQVVLMEQNFKAFDQLREMGFLIGEMIWNFADFATPQGVNRVVVNRKGIFTRERQPKSAARYLKLRYLNL; encoded by the exons ATGAAGGTTGTCGAGATACAGGATTCGCTAAATTGTCGCACGACTGCGTTTTGTTTACGCGTCAAAAGAAATCTCTCACGTTTGACTATGCATTTTTCTATCTTGTTGACCATCCTCGTCTTCTGTGTGAATGGTATGCATGCAACTGGAATCCTCTATCCCAGACCATCGGAATCACGAGAAACCCTGTCATTGGACGGCATTTGGAAGTTTGCGATCGCCAACAGGTCCGAACAAAATAAAGGATTCGAAGAAAAATGGTATCAGGCAGCTCTGCAACAT TGTGCTGTAAAAGTGATTGATATGCCAGTACCCTCTAGCTATAATGACATCACCCAAGACTCGGATATTAGGGATCACATTGGATGGGCTTGGTATCACAGAGATTTTTTTGTGCCCAGGACTTGGAAGTCACAACGGGTCAACATCAGGTTTGGTAGTGTCAACTACTTTGCGATTGTG TGGATCAATGGGGTTGAAGTAACCAGTCACTCTGGAGGTTATTTGCCTTTTGATGTCGAAGTCACTGACCATTTGAAGTTTGGGTACCCAAACTTCATTACAGTTGCTGTCAACA ATACTCTTACTCCATGGACTATTCCTCAGG GCAAAATTGTTTATCATAATGACTCCCAGCGATACCcagcag GCTATTATGAGCAGCAGTATAATTTCG ATTTCTTCAACTATGCTGGCATTCACCGTCCCGTCATTTTGTCTGCAACCCCGAAAACTTATATAGACGACATAACGATCAACACCACCAGTGTTTCGGATTCCGAGGGGACTGTGTCCTACTCGGTTGAGCTGGGAGGTTCTAAAATTGCCGCCTATTCGGTCATTGCTGAAGTTTACGATTCCCGAGATCGTCTTGTAGCCCAGTCAAAAGGCCTCACAGGCGAAATTCGTGTTACTAATCCAAATTTGTGGTGGCCCCGAGGAATGAACGAGTCTGTCGGCTACCTCTACACGCTCAAG ATCCAGTTGTGGAACGACGCCAAAAATGTCGAGGGTGACGTTTACAGGCTTCCGTTTGGTATTCGCTTCATTCAGTGGAATTCCACTGGCGTCTACCTGAATGGGAAAAGCGTTTATTTCAAAGGATTCGGCCGACACGAAGACGCGAGC TTAAGAGGCCGTGGTTTAGATTTAGTCACGTTAACGAAGGACTACAATCTGATGAGATGGATCGAAGCCAATTCGTTCCGCACTTCACACTATCCCTACTCTGAGGAACTCATGGATTTGGCCGACCAGCAGGGATTTCTAGTCATCGACGAAGTTCCAGCTGTCGGGCTCga TAATTTCGATGATGATCTGTTGGAAGCCCACAAACAAACCTTGAAGGAACTGATCCAGCGCGACAAGAATCGCCCGGCAGTCGTCATGTGGTCAATTGGGAACGAACCGCAATCGCAAAAAGAAGTTTCAGCGCACTACTTTGA GCGTGTCTCTAATTACACCCGTTCGCTGGATCTTGCAAGACCTGTGACCATGGTTTTGGCTCAATCCTACGCTTCTGACTTAGCT GCTCAGTTCCTGGACGTTATTTGCATCAATCGTTATTTCGGTTGGTACTCGGATACGGGTCATAGTGAACTCATCACCTACCAg ATGGTAAAAGAAGTCACAGCTTGGCACGATAAACACCTGAAACCGGTTTTGGTAACCGAATATGGTGCTGGAGCTCTCGCCGGTCTGCACACG GATCCTCCCGTTGTCTGGACCGAAGACTATCAAGTGGTCCTGATGGAGCAGAACTTCAAGGCGTTTGATCAACTGCGTGAAATGGGATTTCTAATCGGGGAAATGATATGGAATTTCGCCGATTTTGCCACGCCACAGG GAGTGAATAGGGTGGTGGTCAACCGAAAGGGAATTTTCACTCGTGAAAGGCAGCCGAAGTCAGCCGCCAGATATTTGAAATTGCGTTACTTAAATCTTTAA